From the genome of Naumannella halotolerans, one region includes:
- the fdh gene encoding formate dehydrogenase — translation MAWSPLEWPVLRQLRGGDKLGRGPAVQSAHTRRITPRTKTADRVVQSVCPFCAVGCGQKVYVADEKVIGIEGDPDSPISRGRLCPKGSSSEQLVNNPLRQTRIRYRAPYSTEWTDLDRDTAIDMIAQRFIDSRRRGWQDTDDEGRPLRRTMSIASLGGATLDNEENYLIKKLFTAAGAIQIENQARIUHSATVPSLGTSFGRGGATQSLQDMANSDCILLMGGNMAEAHPVGFQWVTEAKLRGATVMHIDPRFTRTSAVADRHVPIRAGSDIVLLGGLINHMISNELYFRDYVLAYTNAATIINPEYQDTEDLDGLFSGYNPETGQYDTKTWSYATSEDLPETPEQQRKVGLLRDETLTDPNCVFQILKRHFARYTPEMVERLCGIKPAEFAWIAETIAANSGRERTTTIGYATGWTQHTLGVQIIRTAAVLQLLLGNVGRPGGGIMALRGHASIQGSTDIPTLFNLLPGYLPMPIAGRHDTFADWVEAIGSKQQKGFWANSETYAVNLLKAWFGEAATAENDWVYDYLPKLTGAHGTYQTTVAMLNDEVEGYFVLGQNPAVGSANGRQQRMAMSHLKWLVVRDLNMIESATWWKEGPEIESGELKTTEIGTEIFYLPAATHVEKAGSFTQTQRMLQWRHQAVRPPGQAESELDFFHELGVRIRAKLAGSTDPRDRPLLDLTWDYPADAHGNPDPEAVLSEINGKFLTGEKAGQHLTNYVEMQPDGSTSGGCWIYTGVYTGGENQAARRVPNGGDTPAQREWGWVWPADRRILYNRASADPEGKPWSERKRYIWWDEQTQRWVGHDNPDFVVERAPGAKGDLDKGGPAALDGDDAFIMQADGKGWLYVPSGLVDGPLPAHYEPQESPVVNSLYNQQQAPARVTFARTDNLGAPSAGDYGVGVYPHVFTTYRLTEHHTAGGMSRWSPYLAELQPEMFCEVSPELAAEIGLENAGWATIISPRSAIEARVLVTDRMQPLTINGRQVHQVGLPYHWGVGTDAIVSGDATNDLLGVALDPNAQIQESKVASCAVVPGRRPRGAALEELVESYRQQARVSVDTDNSRHGDEDDVGRPDGTQRPMPEVEGGTQG, via the coding sequence ATGGCGTGGAGTCCTCTGGAGTGGCCGGTTCTGCGGCAACTTCGCGGCGGTGACAAGCTCGGGCGTGGCCCGGCGGTCCAGTCCGCCCACACCCGCCGGATCACCCCACGGACCAAGACCGCCGACCGGGTCGTGCAGAGTGTCTGCCCGTTCTGCGCCGTCGGCTGCGGGCAGAAGGTCTACGTGGCCGACGAGAAGGTGATCGGCATCGAGGGCGATCCGGACTCGCCGATCTCCCGCGGACGGCTCTGCCCCAAGGGATCGTCCAGTGAGCAACTGGTGAACAACCCGCTGCGGCAGACCAGGATCAGGTACCGGGCGCCGTATTCCACCGAGTGGACCGATCTGGACCGCGACACCGCGATCGACATGATCGCTCAGCGGTTCATCGATTCGCGTCGCCGCGGATGGCAGGACACCGACGACGAAGGGCGCCCCTTGCGGCGCACGATGTCGATCGCCTCCCTCGGCGGGGCCACCTTGGACAACGAAGAGAACTACCTGATCAAGAAACTGTTCACTGCCGCCGGGGCGATCCAGATCGAGAACCAGGCGCGTATTTGACACTCCGCCACGGTTCCCAGTCTGGGGACCTCCTTCGGGCGCGGTGGCGCCACGCAATCCCTGCAGGACATGGCCAACTCCGACTGCATCCTGCTCATGGGTGGCAACATGGCCGAAGCGCACCCGGTCGGCTTCCAGTGGGTCACCGAGGCGAAGCTGCGCGGCGCGACCGTGATGCACATCGATCCGCGCTTCACCCGTACCTCTGCGGTCGCCGACCGGCACGTACCGATCCGAGCCGGTTCCGACATCGTCCTGCTCGGTGGCTTGATCAATCACATGATCAGCAACGAGCTGTACTTCCGTGACTACGTGCTCGCCTATACGAATGCGGCGACCATCATCAACCCGGAGTACCAGGACACCGAGGACCTCGACGGGCTGTTCTCCGGTTACAACCCCGAGACCGGTCAGTACGACACGAAGACCTGGAGCTACGCGACCTCCGAGGACCTTCCCGAAACGCCGGAGCAGCAACGCAAGGTCGGTCTGCTGCGGGACGAGACCCTGACCGACCCGAACTGCGTCTTCCAGATCCTCAAACGACACTTCGCCCGTTACACCCCGGAGATGGTCGAACGACTCTGCGGCATCAAGCCCGCCGAGTTCGCCTGGATCGCTGAGACCATCGCCGCCAACTCCGGTCGCGAACGCACCACCACCATCGGCTACGCCACCGGATGGACCCAGCACACCCTCGGTGTGCAGATCATCCGCACCGCCGCAGTACTGCAGCTGCTGCTGGGCAATGTCGGTCGTCCGGGCGGGGGCATCATGGCCCTGCGAGGACACGCCAGCATCCAGGGCTCGACCGACATCCCGACCCTGTTCAACCTGTTGCCCGGCTATCTGCCGATGCCGATCGCCGGTCGTCACGACACCTTCGCCGACTGGGTGGAGGCGATCGGATCCAAACAGCAGAAGGGGTTCTGGGCCAACTCCGAGACCTATGCGGTGAATCTGTTGAAGGCCTGGTTCGGTGAGGCGGCGACGGCCGAGAACGATTGGGTCTATGACTACCTGCCGAAGCTGACCGGTGCGCACGGTACGTACCAGACGACCGTCGCGATGCTGAACGACGAGGTCGAGGGGTACTTCGTACTCGGCCAGAACCCGGCAGTCGGTTCGGCCAACGGCCGGCAGCAGCGGATGGCGATGTCGCACCTGAAGTGGCTGGTCGTGCGCGACCTGAACATGATCGAATCCGCCACCTGGTGGAAGGAGGGACCCGAGATCGAGTCCGGTGAGTTGAAGACCACCGAGATCGGCACCGAGATCTTCTACCTGCCCGCCGCCACCCATGTGGAGAAGGCCGGCTCCTTCACCCAGACCCAACGGATGCTGCAGTGGCGCCACCAGGCGGTGCGCCCGCCCGGCCAGGCCGAGAGCGAACTCGACTTCTTCCACGAACTCGGGGTACGGATCCGGGCCAAACTCGCCGGCTCCACCGATCCCCGGGACCGGCCGCTGCTGGACCTGACCTGGGACTATCCGGCAGACGCCCACGGCAACCCCGATCCCGAGGCCGTCCTGAGCGAGATCAACGGCAAGTTCCTCACCGGGGAGAAGGCCGGGCAGCACCTGACCAACTACGTCGAGATGCAACCCGACGGTTCGACCTCCGGCGGCTGCTGGATCTACACCGGGGTCTACACCGGCGGGGAGAACCAGGCCGCCCGCCGGGTCCCGAACGGTGGGGACACCCCTGCCCAGCGCGAGTGGGGCTGGGTCTGGCCGGCCGATCGGCGGATCCTCTACAACCGCGCCTCGGCAGACCCCGAGGGCAAACCGTGGAGCGAACGCAAGCGTTACATCTGGTGGGACGAGCAGACGCAGCGCTGGGTCGGGCACGACAATCCCGATTTCGTGGTCGAACGGGCCCCCGGCGCCAAGGGTGACCTGGACAAGGGCGGTCCGGCAGCGCTCGACGGTGACGACGCGTTCATCATGCAGGCCGACGGCAAGGGCTGGCTCTACGTGCCGTCGGGTCTGGTCGACGGTCCGCTGCCGGCGCATTACGAACCGCAGGAGTCCCCGGTCGTCAACTCGCTGTACAACCAGCAGCAGGCACCGGCCCGGGTCACCTTCGCCCGGACCGACAACCTCGGTGCGCCGAGCGCCGGCGACTACGGGGTCGGTGTCTACCCGCATGTCTTCACCACCTACCGGCTGACCGAACACCACACCGCCGGCGGCATGAGCCGCTGGTCGCCGTACCTGGCCGAACTGCAGCCGGAGATGTTCTGTGAGGTCTCCCCGGAGCTGGCGGCCGAGATCGGGTTGGAGAACGCCGGCTGGGCGACGATCATCTCGCCGCGCTCGGCGATCGAGGCCCGGGTGCTGGTGACCGATCGGATGCAGCCGTTGACGATCAACGGCCGACAGGTGCATCAGGTGGGTCTGCCGTACCACTGGGGTGTGGGTACCGACGCGATCGTCTCCGGGGATGCGACCAACGACCTGCTGGGGGTCGCCCTGGACCCGAATGCGCAGATCCAGGAGTCGAAGGTGGCCTCCTGTGCGGTGGTGCCCGGCCGTCGTCCGCGCGGTGCAGCGTTGGAGGAACTGGTCGAGTCCTATCGGCAGCAGGCCCGGGTGAGCGTGGATACCGACAACTCCCGGCACGGCGACGAGGACGATGTCGGCAGGCCCGACGGCACGCAGCGGCCGATGCCCGAGGTCGAGGGTGGTACGCAAGGATGA
- a CDS encoding GNAT family N-acetyltransferase — MMIHHVQLASPPGSEERSRRFFVDRIGLTEVAKPAALAGRGGCWFTGPGVAVHIGTEAGFRPARKAHPAIKVPDLDRLHAELTDVAATTAIDDTELPGHRRFYTCDPHGNRLEFLAELPHRWTLGEGCIVRRATVADVAAIVSLLRDDVLGSSREADDPDLYAEAFLEIDADPRQFLAVVEDPSGSVIGTCQLTFTTTLSRQAATRMSIEAVRVANAVRGSGVGKRLITWALDQGVQRGATLAQLTTDRTREDAHRFYRSLGFNDTHHGMKLALPPS, encoded by the coding sequence ATGATGATTCACCACGTCCAACTCGCATCGCCACCCGGTTCGGAGGAACGCAGCCGACGGTTCTTCGTCGATCGGATCGGCCTCACCGAGGTGGCGAAACCTGCCGCGCTGGCCGGCCGGGGTGGCTGCTGGTTCACCGGCCCGGGGGTTGCGGTGCATATCGGCACCGAAGCGGGTTTTCGCCCCGCCCGGAAGGCGCATCCTGCGATCAAGGTTCCCGATCTGGACCGGTTGCATGCCGAGTTGACCGATGTCGCGGCGACCACCGCCATCGATGACACCGAACTCCCCGGTCACCGCCGCTTCTACACCTGTGATCCCCATGGCAACCGCCTGGAGTTCCTGGCCGAACTGCCGCACCGCTGGACGCTCGGTGAGGGTTGCATCGTCCGCCGTGCCACTGTCGCCGATGTGGCAGCGATCGTCAGCCTGCTCCGCGACGATGTCCTCGGTTCCAGCCGGGAGGCCGACGATCCGGACCTCTACGCCGAAGCGTTCCTGGAGATCGATGCCGACCCGCGCCAGTTCCTGGCCGTCGTCGAGGACCCGTCCGGGTCGGTGATCGGCACCTGCCAGTTGACCTTCACCACCACCTTGTCCCGGCAGGCTGCGACCCGGATGAGCATCGAGGCGGTGCGGGTGGCGAACGCGGTACGCGGATCCGGAGTCGGGAAACGGTTGATCACCTGGGCGCTGGATCAAGGCGTGCAGCGCGGCGCAACCCTGGCCCAACTGACCACCGACCGCACCCGGGAGGATGCGCATCGGTTCTACCGGTCACTCGGGTTCAACGACACCCATCACGGGATGAAGCTGGCACTGCCTCCCAGCTGA
- a CDS encoding transporter substrate-binding domain-containing protein, which translates to MRRITRTAPFVLFGIMAMGACTAPVPPAVTEQPSTEPEGTLAEVRSADTLRVCTTGDYRPYTYRDPETGSWSGIDLDLAEDLAETLDVERELVQVSWSELVGSITDGDCDIAMGGISFNDERDQQVDFSEPTVEDGKAPITTCESAERFQTIEDINQPGVRVITPVGGTNEAFADENFADAEIIKWDDNNTIFDQIVDGEADVMVTDASETKWVAHEHEGVLCAVNPDQPFTSFENGYLLPEDDPEWRDTVDAWLTEAQSDGTYAEAEEPWFG; encoded by the coding sequence ATGCGACGCATCACCCGGACGGCACCGTTCGTCCTCTTCGGAATTATGGCCATGGGCGCATGTACGGCACCTGTGCCGCCGGCGGTGACGGAGCAGCCGTCGACAGAGCCCGAGGGCACACTGGCCGAGGTCCGAAGTGCTGACACGCTTCGCGTCTGCACCACCGGGGACTACCGGCCCTACACCTACCGCGACCCCGAAACAGGGTCTTGGAGTGGCATCGACCTGGACCTGGCCGAGGACCTCGCCGAAACCTTGGACGTGGAACGGGAACTGGTCCAGGTCTCCTGGTCCGAGCTCGTGGGGTCGATCACCGACGGTGACTGTGACATCGCGATGGGCGGAATCTCGTTCAATGACGAGCGGGACCAGCAGGTCGATTTCAGCGAGCCCACCGTGGAGGACGGAAAGGCGCCGATCACCACCTGCGAGAGCGCCGAGAGATTCCAGACGATCGAGGACATCAATCAGCCCGGTGTTCGGGTGATCACCCCGGTGGGCGGTACGAACGAGGCGTTCGCGGACGAGAACTTCGCCGATGCCGAGATCATCAAGTGGGACGACAACAACACGATCTTCGACCAGATCGTGGATGGTGAGGCCGATGTCATGGTCACCGATGCCTCGGAGACCAAGTGGGTGGCCCATGAACACGAAGGGGTGTTGTGTGCGGTCAATCCCGATCAGCCGTTCACGAGTTTCGAGAACGGCTACCTGCTGCCGGAGGACGACCCGGAGTGGCGCGACACCGTCGACGCCTGGCTGACCGAAGCGCAGAGTGACGGTACCTATGCCGAGGCGGAGGAGCCGTGGTTCGGCTGA
- a CDS encoding class I SAM-dependent methyltransferase — protein sequence MDEPNEDSTGADRTHLWSRILAKDPEHSQRYARRWVQLRADGHDLDGEARLIDAMAARGSRILDAGCGTGRTGGRLAALGHRVVGIDLDPVLIEVALSDHPDAEWYVGDLADLDHCAGLADQVFDLEVSAGNVITFVAPGLRRAALGQLRDRLAPDGRLVIGFGTDRGYRVHDFFDDLDAVGLQRELLLSTWDLRPWTGAEGFMIAVLRRA from the coding sequence GTGGACGAGCCGAACGAGGACAGCACCGGGGCCGACCGTACCCATCTGTGGTCGCGGATCCTGGCCAAGGACCCGGAGCATTCGCAGCGCTACGCCCGGCGTTGGGTGCAACTACGTGCCGACGGGCACGACCTCGACGGTGAAGCCCGGTTGATCGATGCGATGGCGGCCCGGGGGAGCCGGATCCTGGACGCCGGCTGTGGCACCGGACGTACCGGCGGTCGGCTCGCCGCCCTTGGTCACCGGGTGGTGGGAATCGATCTCGATCCGGTCCTGATCGAGGTGGCACTCTCCGACCACCCGGACGCGGAGTGGTACGTCGGAGACCTGGCAGATCTCGATCATTGTGCTGGTCTGGCCGATCAGGTCTTCGACCTCGAGGTCTCGGCCGGGAACGTGATCACCTTCGTCGCACCGGGGTTGCGTCGGGCCGCGCTCGGACAACTCCGCGACCGGTTGGCTCCCGACGGCAGGCTCGTGATCGGCTTCGGCACCGACCGGGGATATCGCGTCCACGACTTCTTCGACGATCTCGATGCCGTCGGATTGCAGCGGGAGCTGCTGCTCAGCACCTGGGACCTGCGCCCCTGGACGGGAGCCGAGGGGTTCATGATTGCCGTTCTGCGCAGAGCCTGA
- a CDS encoding alpha/beta fold hydrolase: MDVTEDEIGVGRFTFRTDLAGPPDGAPVLLLHGFPASKAAWREVIPALVTQRRRVIAPDQRGYSPGARPAAVDDYDVDALVDDVIGLLDALGIQQVTLGGHDWGAIVAWFVAVRHPDRVDRLVAVSVPHPAAFGWALRHDAEQQQASAYMKLFRIEGKAEDVLSAEGARRLRAMYEPMPADLAQAHLHCLLEPGALTGALNWYRAMRDYRDLGPVTLPTTFLWGADDTALRRAGAERCGDFVDAPYRFVELPGVGHWVPELAADRVAQEILDLG, translated from the coding sequence ATGGACGTCACCGAGGACGAGATCGGAGTCGGCCGCTTCACCTTCCGCACCGATCTCGCCGGACCGCCCGACGGAGCACCGGTGCTGCTGCTGCACGGGTTCCCGGCCTCCAAGGCCGCCTGGCGCGAGGTGATCCCGGCCTTGGTTACACAGCGCCGACGAGTGATCGCGCCGGACCAGCGGGGGTACTCCCCGGGGGCGCGACCTGCGGCCGTCGACGACTACGACGTCGATGCGTTGGTCGACGACGTGATCGGGCTGTTGGATGCGCTGGGGATTCAGCAGGTGACCTTGGGGGGCCATGACTGGGGGGCCATCGTCGCCTGGTTCGTGGCCGTCCGGCATCCCGACAGGGTGGACCGCCTGGTCGCCGTTTCCGTACCCCATCCTGCTGCCTTCGGCTGGGCGCTGCGCCACGACGCCGAACAGCAGCAGGCTTCGGCGTACATGAAACTGTTCCGGATCGAGGGCAAGGCCGAGGACGTCCTGTCGGCAGAAGGTGCCCGCCGCCTGCGTGCCATGTACGAGCCGATGCCCGCCGACCTCGCCCAGGCGCATCTGCACTGCCTGTTGGAGCCGGGCGCCTTGACCGGTGCGCTCAACTGGTACCGGGCCATGCGCGACTACCGCGACCTCGGTCCGGTGACACTGCCGACGACCTTCCTCTGGGGCGCCGACGACACGGCCCTGCGGCGCGCCGGGGCCGAGCGCTGCGGGGATTTCGTCGATGCCCCCTACCGGTTCGTGGAATTGCCGGGAGTCGGCCACTGGGTGCCCGAGTTGGCCGCCGACCGGGTAGCCCAGGAGATCCTGGACCTCGGTTGA